The following coding sequences are from one Luteolibacter yonseiensis window:
- a CDS encoding YicC/YloC family endoribonuclease, with amino-acid sequence MHSMTGFGRGSSTTDAWQAGVEISSVNRKQSEVVLQAPRELYELDTRIRKAVLAAVSRGRVQVSITVTPHQATAEEFKIDAALALAFSKAFGELGRTVGYPVPPTAADFLRQPGIISTGTREIDVEAAWLAIEPALGDALTQLVAMRANEGEHLKADFWERLGVLHSYVRRIESEAPGRPKRQRELLTKRLRDVGLELDPTDERVAKEIALFADRCDVSEEITRLDSHFVKFREYVQASEPPGRALDFLCQELFREFNTIGSKANDASIAQTIVEAKTELEKIREQVQNVE; translated from the coding sequence ATGCATTCAATGACAGGATTTGGCCGGGGTTCCTCCACGACGGACGCATGGCAGGCCGGGGTGGAAATCAGTTCCGTGAACCGCAAGCAGTCGGAGGTGGTCCTTCAGGCGCCGCGTGAGCTGTACGAGCTCGACACCCGGATCCGCAAGGCGGTGCTCGCCGCGGTCTCGCGCGGCCGGGTGCAGGTATCCATCACGGTGACTCCCCATCAAGCCACAGCCGAGGAGTTCAAGATAGACGCCGCTCTCGCCCTGGCGTTTTCCAAAGCCTTTGGCGAACTCGGGCGGACGGTCGGCTACCCCGTCCCCCCCACCGCCGCGGACTTCCTGCGGCAGCCCGGGATTATTTCCACCGGAACCAGGGAGATCGATGTGGAGGCCGCTTGGCTGGCCATCGAACCAGCCCTCGGTGACGCTCTCACGCAACTCGTCGCGATGCGCGCGAACGAGGGAGAACACCTGAAAGCGGATTTCTGGGAGCGTCTGGGAGTCCTGCATTCCTACGTCCGCAGGATCGAAAGCGAGGCTCCGGGCCGTCCGAAGCGGCAGAGGGAATTGCTCACGAAACGCCTGAGGGACGTCGGCCTCGAACTCGACCCCACCGACGAACGTGTCGCCAAGGAGATCGCGCTTTTCGCCGACCGCTGCGACGTGAGCGAGGAAATCACCCGCCTGGACTCCCACTTCGTGAAATTCCGTGAATACGTCCAGGCGTCCGAGCCACCCGGCCGCGCGCTCGATTTCCTCTGTCAGGAGTTGTTCCGGGAGTTCAACACCATCGGTTCGAAAGCAAATGACGCGTCCATCGCCCAGACCATCGTCGAGGCGAAGACCGAATTGGAGAAAATCCGCGAGCAGGTGCAGAACGTGGAATAA
- a CDS encoding HD domain-containing protein: protein MSLRERFLKLCARTGVPSVISSDAWAVVESRYSEPHRHYHDLRHIGSMLGEMDMARTGDIAMEFAIWFHDVVYDPKARDNEAQSAVLFESILGGHLNRNLAETVVRLILATDHSREKTGRDDEALMRDIDLTILASADDEYLAYASAIRREYAHVADEDFKAGRRAVLDHFLAKPVFETESFSHKEEAARENLEAERKKLFPGN from the coding sequence ATGAGCCTTCGCGAACGTTTTCTGAAACTGTGTGCCAGGACGGGAGTGCCATCCGTTATCTCATCCGACGCATGGGCGGTGGTCGAATCACGCTACTCGGAGCCTCACCGGCACTATCACGACTTGAGACATATCGGTTCGATGTTGGGGGAAATGGATATGGCCCGCACCGGCGACATCGCGATGGAATTCGCCATCTGGTTTCATGATGTCGTTTATGACCCCAAGGCCCGCGATAACGAGGCACAAAGCGCCGTCTTGTTCGAATCGATATTGGGTGGCCATTTGAACCGCAATCTCGCCGAAACGGTGGTGAGATTGATCCTCGCTACGGATCACTCGCGTGAGAAGACAGGCCGGGATGATGAGGCCCTCATGCGGGACATCGACCTCACCATCCTCGCCTCCGCAGATGATGAGTATCTGGCATACGCGTCCGCCATACGCCGGGAGTATGCGCACGTGGCGGATGAGGATTTCAAAGCCGGTCGCCGCGCGGTTTTGGATCACTTTCTGGCCAAGCCTGTTTTCGAGACAGAATCTTTTTCCCACAAGGAGGAAGCAGCTAGGGAAAACCTGGAAGCCGAACGGAAGAAGCTGTTCCCGGGAAATTGA
- a CDS encoding DoxX family protein, with translation MQIPSRILPPALWFARIALSAGFLSAVADRFGLWGAPGAGGVVWGNWENFAAYSASLNTFLPNFVQGPLAVTATTAEILLGIGLLIPRLTVHVALLSCLLLLAFGLAMIISLGIKAPLDYSVFSSASAALLLAMVAGNEKDTTP, from the coding sequence ATGCAAATTCCATCCCGGATTCTCCCTCCCGCACTTTGGTTCGCCCGGATCGCCCTCTCCGCAGGCTTCCTTTCCGCCGTTGCGGATCGCTTCGGCCTCTGGGGTGCCCCCGGAGCCGGCGGTGTCGTCTGGGGGAATTGGGAAAACTTCGCCGCCTACTCGGCATCGCTCAACACATTCCTGCCAAACTTCGTGCAGGGACCGCTGGCGGTGACGGCCACAACGGCGGAAATACTGCTGGGCATCGGCTTGCTCATTCCCCGGCTCACCGTTCACGTCGCCCTCCTTTCCTGTCTGCTCCTTCTCGCATTCGGGCTGGCGATGATCATTTCCCTCGGGATCAAGGCACCGCTCGACTACTCGGTCTTCTCATCCGCTTCCGCCGCGCTACTGCTTGCCATGGTGGCAGGGAACGAAAAAGACACCACTCCCTGA
- a CDS encoding phosphatidate cytidylyltransferase — protein MAAHPTPPAQSKAIVFLRRSASTLFLWGLVTAIFVSGKSWGMLGLMAVLTMIATIEYFKMMRAAAVKCFPCFGIALAAIYCGVLSWHFVKGGTSLPTDMDALYVFLAVAVPFTLQLRHPIRGLESLQAVAVNLLGFVYIALLFNFATRVTFMAPGANSVPGLVGHSGAFLLLWLLAVTKFTDMGAYIVGSMIGRHKMIPHVSPGKTWEGFGGALLFSQLAACGLYALFPDHLGFFKNWGHVVFLGFLLSILAVIGDLAESVLKRAINAKDSGSMLPGIGGSLDLIDSICFTAPALYFYLKWVLLPAA, from the coding sequence ATGGCAGCCCACCCGACGCCTCCCGCACAATCCAAGGCCATCGTCTTCCTCCGGCGAAGTGCCAGCACGCTCTTCCTGTGGGGGCTTGTCACCGCGATCTTCGTCAGCGGGAAATCCTGGGGAATGCTCGGATTGATGGCGGTTCTGACGATGATCGCCACCATCGAATATTTCAAAATGATGCGCGCGGCGGCGGTGAAATGCTTCCCTTGCTTCGGCATCGCGCTGGCGGCCATCTATTGCGGTGTGCTTTCCTGGCATTTCGTGAAAGGCGGGACCTCTCTCCCGACCGACATGGACGCGCTTTATGTTTTCCTGGCCGTGGCGGTGCCCTTCACCCTGCAGCTCCGCCACCCGATCCGTGGATTGGAATCCCTGCAGGCGGTGGCGGTGAACCTGTTGGGCTTTGTTTACATCGCGCTTCTGTTCAACTTCGCCACCCGCGTCACGTTCATGGCACCGGGCGCGAATTCAGTGCCGGGCCTTGTCGGCCATTCCGGTGCCTTCCTGCTGCTCTGGCTGCTCGCCGTGACGAAATTCACCGACATGGGCGCCTACATCGTCGGTTCCATGATCGGCCGCCACAAGATGATCCCGCACGTGAGTCCGGGAAAAACCTGGGAGGGTTTCGGTGGCGCCCTGCTTTTCTCCCAACTCGCCGCCTGCGGATTGTATGCCCTGTTTCCGGATCACCTCGGCTTTTTCAAGAACTGGGGCCATGTGGTTTTCCTCGGCTTCCTGCTGTCGATTCTGGCGGTCATCGGTGATCTTGCGGAAAGCGTGCTCAAGCGTGCGATCAATGCGAAGGATTCCGGCAGCATGCTGCCCGGCATCGGTGGATCGCTCGACCTCATCGACAGCATCTGCTTCACCGCACCCGCCCTGTATTTCTATCTGAAATGGGTCCTGCTCCCCGCCGCATGA
- the mnmA gene encoding tRNA 2-thiouridine(34) synthase MnmA — translation MAKVLVGLSGGVDSAVAAALMVEQGHEVAAGYMKNWVNDEGIPGDCPWEQDIEDGRAVAKSLGIEFRVIDLIDSYKDRIVDYLVEGYRSGITPNPDVWCNREMKFGVFLDYALSQGFEHVATGHYARHRILPSGQAAILRGADPNKDQSYFLSLMTQQQAAHALFPTGEMLKPEVREVARRFNLPVAEKKDSQGICFLGQVKMSDFLRHYVADTPGEIVDLSGKVLGEHRGLHLYTLGQRKGHGVASPRDGMAYVVVGKNPSKNQLIVGWDDPESAGLYITSCVVGTISTLNEPFDKKRPVEAQPRYRAKAESAVLEPLEEGRVRLKFQRPQRAIAPGQICAFYDGGRLLGGGVFESTE, via the coding sequence ATGGCGAAGGTGTTGGTAGGACTCTCAGGCGGCGTTGATAGCGCGGTCGCGGCGGCGCTGATGGTCGAGCAGGGCCACGAGGTTGCGGCGGGATACATGAAAAACTGGGTGAACGATGAAGGAATTCCCGGCGATTGCCCGTGGGAACAGGACATCGAGGATGGCCGCGCCGTGGCGAAGTCGCTGGGTATCGAGTTCCGGGTCATCGACCTCATCGATTCCTACAAGGACCGCATCGTGGACTACCTTGTGGAGGGCTACCGCTCCGGGATCACGCCGAATCCCGACGTCTGGTGCAACCGTGAGATGAAATTCGGCGTCTTTCTGGACTACGCGCTTTCCCAGGGATTCGAGCACGTCGCCACCGGACATTACGCCCGCCATCGGATTCTCCCGAGCGGCCAGGCTGCCATCCTGCGTGGCGCGGATCCGAACAAGGACCAGAGCTATTTCCTGTCCCTCATGACCCAACAGCAGGCGGCGCACGCGTTGTTTCCCACCGGGGAAATGCTCAAGCCGGAGGTGCGGGAGGTCGCGCGGCGCTTCAATCTCCCCGTGGCGGAGAAAAAGGACAGCCAGGGAATCTGTTTCCTCGGACAGGTGAAGATGAGCGACTTCCTCCGTCACTATGTCGCCGACACACCGGGTGAGATCGTTGATCTCTCCGGAAAAGTGCTCGGTGAGCACCGCGGTCTCCACCTCTACACCCTCGGCCAACGGAAAGGCCACGGAGTCGCCTCGCCGCGTGACGGCATGGCCTATGTGGTCGTTGGGAAAAATCCGTCCAAGAACCAGCTCATCGTCGGTTGGGATGATCCCGAATCCGCAGGACTCTATATCACCTCGTGCGTCGTCGGAACCATTTCCACCCTGAACGAACCCTTCGATAAAAAGCGCCCGGTCGAAGCCCAGCCCCGCTACCGGGCCAAGGCGGAATCCGCCGTGCTGGAGCCCTTGGAGGAAGGCAGGGTGAGATTGAAATTCCAGCGCCCGCAACGGGCCATCGCCCCCGGCCAGATCTGCGCCTTCTATGATGGAGGACGGTTGCTGGGGGGAGGGGTGTTCGAGAGCACGGAGTGA
- a CDS encoding GNAT family N-acetyltransferase has product MEIHHPATDDEINACFAVISELRPHLKKDDFLPQVRRQEIQGYRMVTVREGGVITSVAGYRITEFLIWGKFLYVDDLVTAGSQRGRGNAGALLSWIIGHARETGCNNVQLDSGFTLHPAHRLYHSKGFHLACHHFKHDIHPTPDATRP; this is encoded by the coding sequence ATGGAAATCCACCACCCCGCCACCGATGACGAAATCAATGCCTGTTTCGCAGTCATTTCCGAACTGCGTCCACATCTGAAGAAGGATGATTTCCTCCCCCAGGTCCGCCGCCAGGAAATCCAGGGCTACCGCATGGTGACCGTCCGCGAGGGCGGAGTGATCACCTCCGTGGCCGGCTACCGCATCACCGAATTCCTCATCTGGGGCAAATTCCTCTATGTCGACGACCTGGTGACCGCTGGCAGCCAAAGGGGCCGCGGAAATGCCGGGGCGCTGTTGTCATGGATCATCGGCCACGCCCGTGAAACGGGCTGCAACAATGTCCAGCTTGACAGCGGTTTCACCCTCCATCCCGCACACAGGCTCTACCATTCCAAAGGATTCCACCTCGCCTGCCATCACTTCAAACACGACATCCACCCCACCCCCGACGCCACCCGCCCATGA
- a CDS encoding DUF692 domain-containing protein — MTASRFTGGVELATGIGLRSPHYKHILSEKPTVGWFEIISENYMVEGGRPLEVLDMILEQYRVVQHGVGLYPGNAHGVDRDHLKRLKRLIRRTNTPWISDHLCWGSIDGSMSHDLLPIPFTFEAARKTAANLRMVQDFLEVPLAMENVSSYGEFNGDEMTEWEFLAEVCELADVGILLDVNNIFVSSVNNEFDPMEYVDFVPPERVAQIHIAGHSRYERFIVDTHDHPVIDPVWKLYERAIERCGPVATLLEWDGRIPSFEEVWTEARKSETWRASALAKKGDDAAA; from the coding sequence ATGACAGCCTCGCGATTCACCGGCGGTGTGGAACTGGCGACGGGCATCGGCCTGCGTTCGCCGCATTACAAACACATCCTTTCGGAAAAACCGACGGTCGGCTGGTTTGAGATCATTTCGGAAAACTACATGGTCGAGGGAGGGCGTCCGCTCGAGGTGCTCGACATGATTCTGGAGCAATACCGTGTGGTGCAGCACGGGGTGGGGCTCTACCCGGGGAACGCGCACGGGGTGGACCGCGATCATCTGAAGCGGCTCAAGCGCCTCATCAGGCGGACGAACACCCCTTGGATATCGGACCATCTCTGCTGGGGAAGCATCGATGGCAGCATGAGCCACGATCTCCTGCCGATTCCATTCACCTTCGAAGCCGCCCGGAAAACCGCGGCGAACCTGCGCATGGTGCAGGATTTCCTGGAAGTGCCGCTCGCGATGGAAAACGTGAGCAGCTATGGCGAGTTCAACGGTGACGAGATGACCGAGTGGGAATTCCTCGCGGAAGTCTGCGAACTGGCGGACGTGGGGATCCTTTTGGACGTGAACAATATCTTCGTCTCCTCCGTGAACAACGAATTCGACCCGATGGAATATGTGGATTTCGTGCCGCCGGAACGCGTGGCCCAGATCCACATCGCGGGACATTCGCGCTACGAGCGGTTCATTGTGGACACGCATGACCACCCGGTGATCGATCCGGTGTGGAAGCTTTATGAACGGGCCATCGAACGCTGCGGCCCGGTGGCGACATTGTTGGAGTGGGACGGGCGGATTCCTTCCTTCGAAGAGGTATGGACGGAAGCCCGCAAATCAGAAACCTGGCGCGCTTCGGCACTGGCGAAAAAAGGAGACGATGCGGCCGCTTGA
- a CDS encoding sugar MFS transporter produces the protein MTTTPARSTNRFAFTAVTALFFMWGFITCLNDLLIPKFKEDFSLNQTQANLVQFAFFGAYFIVSLIYFLISAAKGDPINKIGYKNGLVLGLVIAGVGCFLFYPAAEYHLYSLFLGALCVLAAGITVIQIAANPYVTILGPEESGSSRLNLAQGFCSLGYVIAPFIGGILIFGSDVFKGANKVGLDSLKMPYVSLGVLFVVIAVIFKLISLPNFTQDGKVEPGITAFKHKHFVWGWLAIFFYVGSEVTIGSILINYLKDPGVMGLAESQSAKYLSFCWGGLMIGRLMGAISLGDVKQSRKLPYMILAAVISTAIIYACASGKEYLTSGQHLHPADILPFIGLIVLSFIFFYLGRSSAGKMVGLFALVAAALTIFSMCTHGSYALWSILGIGLFNSIMWSNIFSLSIRGLGKDTSQGSSLLVMMIVGGAIMPLAQGWLTDTYGIRASLGIVLFGYLYLIFFGFFAPKAKGSESDTVRVGGGH, from the coding sequence ATGACCACCACGCCAGCGCGATCCACCAATCGTTTCGCCTTCACCGCCGTCACAGCCCTGTTCTTCATGTGGGGCTTCATCACCTGTTTGAACGATCTCCTCATTCCGAAATTCAAGGAGGACTTCTCCCTGAACCAGACACAGGCGAACCTCGTGCAGTTCGCGTTCTTCGGTGCCTATTTCATCGTCTCGCTCATCTACTTCCTGATCTCCGCCGCCAAGGGCGACCCGATCAACAAGATCGGCTATAAAAACGGCCTGGTTCTCGGACTGGTGATCGCCGGGGTCGGGTGCTTCCTTTTCTATCCCGCTGCGGAATACCATCTCTACTCCCTGTTCCTCGGCGCCTTGTGCGTGCTCGCCGCCGGGATCACGGTGATCCAGATCGCGGCGAATCCCTACGTCACGATCCTCGGTCCCGAGGAAAGCGGCTCGTCGCGGCTGAACCTGGCCCAGGGGTTCTGCTCCCTCGGCTATGTGATCGCACCGTTCATCGGTGGCATCCTGATTTTCGGATCGGATGTCTTCAAGGGTGCCAACAAGGTCGGTCTGGACTCGCTCAAGATGCCCTATGTCAGCCTGGGCGTGCTGTTTGTCGTCATCGCCGTGATCTTCAAGCTGATCTCGCTGCCGAATTTCACCCAGGACGGCAAGGTCGAGCCCGGCATCACCGCATTCAAGCACAAGCATTTCGTGTGGGGCTGGCTGGCGATCTTCTTCTACGTCGGCAGCGAGGTGACGATCGGAAGCATCCTCATCAACTACCTCAAGGATCCGGGCGTCATGGGTCTGGCGGAAAGCCAGTCCGCCAAGTACCTGTCCTTCTGCTGGGGCGGATTGATGATCGGCCGCCTGATGGGCGCCATCTCGCTGGGTGATGTGAAACAGTCGCGAAAGCTGCCCTACATGATCCTCGCCGCGGTGATCTCCACCGCCATCATCTACGCCTGCGCGAGCGGCAAGGAATACCTCACCAGCGGCCAGCACCTCCATCCCGCCGACATCCTGCCGTTCATCGGCCTGATCGTGCTCAGCTTCATCTTCTTCTACCTCGGCCGCTCCAGCGCGGGCAAGATGGTCGGCTTGTTCGCGCTCGTCGCGGCGGCGCTCACGATCTTCTCGATGTGCACCCACGGTTCCTACGCCCTGTGGTCCATCCTCGGCATCGGTCTTTTCAACTCGATCATGTGGTCGAACATCTTCAGCCTCTCCATCCGCGGTCTGGGCAAGGACACCAGCCAGGGCAGCTCCCTGCTGGTGATGATGATCGTCGGCGGTGCCATCATGCCGCTGGCACAAGGCTGGCTGACCGACACCTACGGCATCCGCGCCTCGCTGGGCATCGTGTTGTTCGGCTACCTCTACCTGATCTTCTTCGGCTTCTTCGCCCCCAAGGCGAAGGGCAGCGAGAGTGACACGGTCAGGGTCGGCGGCGGCCATTGA
- a CDS encoding EF-hand domain-containing protein, whose translation MKTTTFLTLGAILGTAAFATAQDEKPKREQRELPAEVVKKYDKDGDGKLSDEERKAFQADRKAEQEKRQAELIKKFDKDGDGKLSEEENKAVRAEFQAKRKALLEKYDADKDGKLGPEEIKAARDAGEEIPFGGRGGPGGPGGRRGGPEGKGQEGQPPAGE comes from the coding sequence ATGAAAACCACCACATTCCTTACCCTCGGTGCCATCCTCGGTACCGCAGCATTCGCCACCGCCCAGGACGAGAAGCCGAAGCGCGAGCAACGCGAACTCCCTGCCGAAGTCGTGAAGAAGTATGACAAGGACGGCGACGGCAAGCTCTCCGACGAAGAGCGCAAGGCCTTCCAAGCCGACCGCAAGGCCGAACAGGAAAAGCGCCAGGCCGAACTCATCAAGAAGTTCGACAAGGACGGAGACGGCAAGCTTTCCGAAGAGGAGAACAAGGCCGTTCGCGCCGAGTTCCAAGCCAAGCGCAAGGCACTCCTCGAAAAATACGACGCCGACAAGGACGGCAAGCTCGGACCTGAGGAAATCAAGGCCGCCCGTGACGCTGGCGAGGAAATCCCGTTCGGCGGTCGCGGTGGTCCGGGAGGCCCCGGTGGTCGCCGTGGCGGCCCAGAAGGCAAAGGCCAGGAAGGCCAGCCACCAGCAGGCGAGTGA
- a CDS encoding HvfC/BufC family peptide modification chaperone yields MRPLEQTQREFFAALQMPLRGRSRRSTELPPSDEGHSAGFLAKADELMKAGSNLSSAERLELYHRQYWFRVLDSIAEDFPVLRKMAGEEIFWALMEAYLLECPSSSFTLRHLGSRVADFTAEWEVIDESRRRWFSAIARLEYAEMEIYEAAEWEAVPPDQLAGATLGLQPHVKLLALPVEADLCNDWESFSPIRETPVHLAVWRGENGGAIRCRLDPVEFELLTRLRNHSTLAGLFSEPTEREPEPQDVSSWFANWQSRRWIALPPAADVEDFAVVSHRSVKDVDWSRIDKMGSQARAMED; encoded by the coding sequence ATGCGGCCGCTTGAACAAACGCAGCGCGAGTTTTTCGCCGCCTTGCAAATGCCGCTGCGTGGCAGGAGCCGCCGCAGCACCGAACTGCCGCCATCGGATGAAGGACACTCCGCCGGGTTTCTGGCAAAGGCGGATGAGCTTATGAAGGCCGGTTCCAATCTCTCGTCCGCCGAACGGTTGGAGCTGTATCACCGGCAATATTGGTTCCGTGTGTTGGATTCCATCGCCGAGGACTTTCCCGTGCTGCGGAAAATGGCGGGAGAGGAAATCTTCTGGGCGCTGATGGAAGCCTACCTGCTGGAGTGTCCCTCCTCGAGTTTCACCCTCCGCCATCTCGGCAGCCGCGTGGCGGATTTCACCGCGGAGTGGGAGGTGATCGATGAATCACGCCGCCGCTGGTTTTCCGCGATCGCACGGCTGGAGTATGCGGAGATGGAGATTTACGAAGCCGCGGAATGGGAAGCTGTCCCACCGGATCAACTCGCGGGCGCGACGCTCGGTTTGCAGCCCCATGTCAAACTCCTCGCGCTGCCGGTGGAAGCGGACCTGTGTAACGATTGGGAGAGTTTCTCCCCGATACGCGAGACACCGGTGCATCTCGCGGTCTGGCGCGGGGAGAATGGCGGTGCGATCCGGTGCAGGCTCGATCCGGTGGAGTTCGAGCTTCTCACGAGACTCCGGAACCACAGCACGCTTGCCGGCCTGTTTTCTGAACCAACGGAGCGGGAACCCGAGCCGCAGGATGTTTCATCCTGGTTCGCCAACTGGCAAAGCCGTCGTTGGATCGCCCTGCCGCCCGCTGCCGATGTGGAGGATTTCGCCGTGGTGTCCCACCGGAGCGTCAAAGATGTGGACTGGAGCCGCATCGATAAAATGGGCTCGCAAGCAAGGGCGATGGAGGATTAG
- a CDS encoding flavodoxin family protein produces the protein MNPPSLQAPSSRSGPPVVSVVTHSPNGHTAAMGKAVALGASSVGGVVVHEHAILGTDIHEGRWLNEEILSDLDASHAIIIGSPTFMGCVSSQLKSFMDTTSERYLRRRWVDKVGAAFTVSGLPAGDKGNMLTTCATFALQHGMIWVGVAQSPVSGEGINRLGFFAGAAGQALFEPPTETPNAEDRLTAECLGRRVAEITLRLYGPRS, from the coding sequence ATGAACCCACCCTCACTCCAGGCACCTTCATCCCGTTCCGGTCCGCCCGTCGTCTCCGTCGTCACCCATTCCCCCAATGGACACACCGCGGCCATGGGGAAAGCCGTCGCACTCGGGGCTTCCTCCGTCGGAGGAGTGGTCGTCCATGAACACGCGATCCTCGGGACAGACATCCACGAAGGACGCTGGCTCAATGAGGAAATCCTGTCGGATCTGGATGCCTCGCACGCGATCATCATCGGCTCGCCCACGTTCATGGGCTGCGTTTCCTCCCAGTTGAAATCGTTCATGGACACCACCAGCGAGCGCTACCTGCGGCGGCGGTGGGTGGACAAGGTGGGGGCCGCGTTCACCGTTTCCGGCCTGCCCGCCGGGGACAAGGGCAACATGCTCACCACCTGCGCCACCTTCGCCCTCCAGCACGGCATGATCTGGGTGGGAGTCGCACAATCTCCTGTTTCCGGCGAAGGCATCAACCGCCTCGGCTTTTTCGCCGGAGCCGCCGGCCAGGCCTTGTTCGAACCTCCGACGGAGACCCCGAACGCGGAAGACAGGTTGACCGCGGAGTGCTTGGGAAGACGGGTCGCGGAAATCACCCTCCGCCTGTACGGACCAAGATCGTGA
- a CDS encoding endonuclease/exonuclease/phosphatase family protein, producing the protein MTNTRLIFPMLLLSTFFTPGAGAEEKGAELSVMTFNCWYQFTKVNGGITKAVASIKEAGADVIGLQECSVETADKLAAELGFHRAKSGSGGAQIVSRHPILETFDVGGIDPARAVAAKIHMDGKPGHDFILFNIHLDAGHYGPYAARPTGSTSEQVMAEERKSQRTRQITGILESMATHLAQSDATPVFLTGDFNSPSHLDRVEKTTSSHPGITSMPWPATVLPFQAGLVDSFRLLHPDPVETPGTTWSTIHKEGEPQDRIDYIFHKGKGIRPITSRVFAGKAGKTIGEWGCDISPVVDNPWPSDHAAVVTVYRFGPK; encoded by the coding sequence ATGACGAACACGCGCCTGATTTTTCCGATGCTGCTCCTCTCCACATTTTTCACCCCTGGCGCGGGTGCGGAAGAAAAAGGTGCCGAGCTTTCCGTGATGACCTTCAACTGCTGGTACCAATTCACCAAAGTCAATGGCGGCATCACAAAAGCGGTTGCTTCGATCAAGGAGGCCGGTGCGGATGTCATCGGGCTGCAGGAATGTTCCGTGGAAACCGCCGACAAACTCGCGGCGGAGCTTGGATTCCATCGTGCGAAATCCGGTTCGGGCGGAGCGCAGATCGTCAGCCGCCATCCGATTCTCGAAACATTCGATGTCGGTGGCATCGACCCGGCGCGCGCCGTCGCGGCGAAGATCCATATGGATGGGAAACCCGGCCACGATTTCATCCTCTTCAACATCCATCTGGATGCCGGGCATTACGGTCCCTACGCCGCCCGACCGACGGGTTCGACTTCGGAACAGGTCATGGCGGAGGAGCGGAAATCACAGCGGACCAGGCAGATCACCGGCATCCTGGAATCCATGGCCACCCACCTCGCCCAAAGCGACGCCACCCCTGTGTTCCTCACAGGCGATTTCAACTCGCCCTCCCATCTCGACCGGGTGGAAAAAACCACCTCCAGCCACCCGGGCATCACCTCCATGCCGTGGCCGGCCACAGTCCTCCCCTTCCAAGCCGGACTCGTGGATTCCTTCCGGTTGTTGCATCCGGATCCCGTCGAAACGCCCGGCACCACTTGGTCAACCATCCACAAGGAAGGCGAACCACAGGACCGCATCGACTACATCTTCCACAAGGGGAAGGGCATCCGGCCCATCACTTCCCGCGTCTTCGCCGGAAAAGCGGGCAAAACCATCGGTGAATGGGGCTGCGACATCTCCCCCGTCGTGGACAACCCCTGGCCCTCCGACCATGCGGCGGTGGTGACCGTTTACCGATTCGGGCCGAAGTAA